Proteins from one Impatiens glandulifera chromosome 2, dImpGla2.1, whole genome shotgun sequence genomic window:
- the LOC124923769 gene encoding cell division protein FtsY homolog, chloroplastic, with protein MASVPSRHYFSLMQPVSSNAPSTNKVFNIPLGRFPSLPTSHCCSSRFRCSATGQTGFLTRLGRLIKEKAKSDVDKLFSGFTKTRDNLAVIDELLLYWNLSDTDRVLDELEEALLVADFGPKITIKIVESLRDDIYAGKLKSGTEIKTALKRSVLDLLTKKSMKTELQLGFRKPAVIMIVGVNGGGKTTSLGKLANRLKKEGAKILLAAGDTFRAAASDQLEIWAERTECEIVVAEKENAKAATVITQAVKRGKEQGFDVVLCDTSGRLHTNYSLMEELIACKKAIGKIVSGAPNEILLVLDGTTGLNMLPQAREFNDVVGITGLVLTKLDGSARGGCVVSVVDELGIPVKFVGVGEGIEDLQPFDAEAFVDVVFS; from the exons ATGGCGTCAGTTCCATCTCGTCACTATTTCTCACTTATGCAACCAGTTTCTTCAAATGCTCCTTCTACTAATAAAGTCTTCAATATTCCTCTCGGCCGGTTTCCTTCACTTCCGACCAGTCATTGTTGTTCTTCTCGGTTCAGATGTTCTGCTACTGGTCAGACTGGATTCCTCACCCGACTGGGCCGTTTGATCAAGGAGAAGGCAAAAAGCGACGTTGATAAGCTCTTTTCTGGCTTCACAAAGACTCGGGACAACTTGGCAGTGATCGATGAGCTCCTACTTTACTGGAACCTCTCTGACACCGATCGCGTCCTTGATGAATTAGAAGAG GCGTTGCTAGTAGCTGATTTTGGACCGAAGATTACTATTAAGATTGTGGAGAGTTTGCGAGATGATATTTATGCTGGGAAGCTTAAATCAggtaccgaaatcaag ACTGCTTTGAAAAGGAGTGTGCTGGACTTGTTGACTAAGAAATCAATGAAAACAGAGCTTCAACTTGGTTTCAG GAAGCCAGCCGTGATCATGATTGTAGGCGTTAATGGAGGTGGGAAGACAACATCTCTTG GAAAGCTGGCAAATAGGTTAAAGAAGGAAGGGGCCAAG ATATTGCTTGCAGCAGGTGATACATTTAGGGCAGCTGCCAGTGATCAACTGGAGATTTGGGCTGAGAGGACAGAGTGTGAGATTGTTGTGGCTGAAAAGGAAAACGCCAAAGCAGCAACGG TTATTACACAGGCTGTGAAAAGAGGCAAAGAACAAGGATTTGATGTTGTCTTGTGTGATACATCTGGGC GTTTACACACTAACTACAGCCTGATGGAAGAATTGATTGCTTGCAAAAAAGCTATTGGTAAAATTGTTTCTGGTGCACCGAAT GAGATCCTTTTGGTGCTAGATGGAACAACTGGGTTGAATATGCTTCCACAAGCAAGGGAGTTCAATGAT GTAGTTGGAATAACTGGTTTGGTTTTGACAAAGCTTGATGGTAGTGCCAGAGGAGGTTGTGTG GTCAGTGTGGTTGATGAGCTTGGAATTCCTGTAAAATTTGTTGGTGTGGGTGAAGGCATAGAAGACCTACAGCCCTTTGATGCTGAAGCATTTGTTGATGTTGTATTTTCATGA
- the LOC124923768 gene encoding digalactosyldiacylglycerol synthase 2, chloroplastic: protein MANPNKQQHIAIFTTASLPWMTGTAVNPLFRAVYLAKNGDRKVTLVIPWLTLQDQAHVYPGNITFNSHLEQENYVRNWLEQRTGFTSTFHICFYPGKFSLEKRSILAAGDITDIIPDEEADIAVLEEPEHLTWYHHGKRWKTKFRLVVGVVHTNYIEYVRREKNMLQALVVKYINTWVVNIYCHRVIRLSAATQELPRSIICNVHGVNPKFLEIGKKKQDEKQQDGDKVFTKGAYYIGKMIWSKGYKELLKLLAIHQKDLTGLEVDLYGSGEDSYAVQEAAKKLEITVKVHPGRDHADLLFHDYKVFVNPSTTDVVCTTTAEALAMGKIVVCANHPSNDFFKQFPNCFMYDNSKGFVEAIRKALREEPTPLSDDHRHELSWEAATERFLKAAELSDEQKQQPQIPTTQTSKKFGKSTSKTFLSTSMSFQKKMEDASAYLHHVGTGFVKLEPDQEQRKELGLAAGASSAAKRGGSPT, encoded by the exons ATGGCTAACCCTAACAAGCAACAACATATTGCAATTTTCACTACTGCAAGTCTTCCATGGATGACTGGAACTGCAGTCAACCCTTTGTTTCGTGCTGTTTATCTTGCTAAAAATGGAGACAGAAAAGTCACCTTGGTGATCCCATGGCTAACACTACAAGATCAAGCACATGTTTATCCTGGTAATATCACATTTAACTCACATTTGGAGCAAGAGAATTACGTCCGTAACTGGCTGGAGCAAAGAACCGGCTTCACATCTACTTTTCATATATGTTTTTATCCCGGGAAG TTTTCTTTAGAAAAAAGGAGTATCCTTGCTGCGGGTGATATCACAGATATTATCCCTGATGAAGAGGCAGATATTGCTGTTCTTGAGGAACCCGAGCACCTTACATGGTACCATCATGGGAAGAGATGGAAAACAAAGTTCCGTTTGGTTGTAGGGGTTGTCCACactaattatattgaatatgttagaagagagaagaatatgCTGCAGGCTTTGGTGGTGAAATACATCAATACCTGGGTTGTGAATATTTATTGCCACAGA GTTATACGGTTATCGGCTGCTACTCAGGAACTTCCAAGATCCATTATATGCAATGTCCATGGAGTAAATCCAAAGTTTCTTGAGattggaaagaaaaaacaagATGAAAAACAACAAGATGGGGACAAGGTCTTCACCAAAGGTGCTTACTATATTGGTAAGATGATATGGAGCAAAGGCTACAAGGAACTTCTTAAACTCTTAGCAATCCATCAGAAGGACTTAACTGGGCTGGAAGTTGATTTATATGGAAGTGGAGAGGATTCATATGCAGTTCAGGAAGCTGCCAAGAAGTTGGAAATAACTGTTAAGGTTCATCCTGGCAGAGACCATGCCGATCTCTTGTTTCACGA CTATAAAGTATTCGTGAACCCCAGCACGACAGACGTTGTATGCACAACAACAGCCGAAGCACTAGCAATGGGGAAAATAGTGGTTTGTGCGAATCACCCATCAAACGATTTCTTCAAGCAATTCCCAAACTGCTTCATGTACGACAACAGCAAAGGATTTGTTGAAGCTATACGGAAAGCACTCAGGGAAGAGCCGACGCCATTATCTGATGATCATAGACATGAGCTGTCATGGGAAGCAGCTACAGAAAGGTTTCTAAAGGCTGCAGAGCTTTCAGACGAGCAGAAGCAGCAACCCCAAATTCCAACAACCCAAACATCAAAGAAATTTGGGAAGTCAACTTCGAAGACATTCTTGTCAACGTCTATGAGCTTTCAAAAGAAGATGGAGGATGCTTCTGCTTATTTACACCATGTTGGGACAGGGTTTGTGAAGTTGGAACCGGATCAAGAACAGCGCAAGGAACTTGGTTTGGCGGCGGGTGCTTCTTCTGCTGCCAAAAGGGGTGGATCTCCAACCTGA